The Lynx canadensis isolate LIC74 chromosome D1, mLynCan4.pri.v2, whole genome shotgun sequence genome has a segment encoding these proteins:
- the AKIP1 gene encoding A-kinase-interacting protein 1 isoform X2, giving the protein MENCLAAAALNGVDRRALQRTARLGQEVLERAKRRAVDWHSRELPQSSVGVTSRELPDRERRPAAGPQRLLPGEREERQPTLSASFRTMAEFMDYTSSQCGKYYSSVLEDGGAAHVSRYHRRKSELHLCCDGRNGQAENISKDLYIEVYPGTYSVTVGANDLTKTHVVAVDSGQSVDLVFAV; this is encoded by the exons ATGGAGAACTGTTTGGCGGCCGCGGCGCTGAACGGGGTGGACCGACGTGCCCTGCAGCGCACGGCTAGGCTGGGTCAAGAAGTGCTGGAGCGGGCCAAGAGGAGGGCGGTGGACTGGCATTCGCGGGAGCTCCCCCAAAGCAGCGTGGGGGTCACTTCCCGGGAACTGCCTGACCGAGAAAGACGGCCAGCAGCCGGCCCCCAGCGCCTTCTCCCGGGAGAG agagaagaaagacaacCAACCCTCAGTGCTTCCTTCAGAACAATGGCAGAATTCATGGACTATACTTCAAGTCAGTGTGGG AAATATTATTCATCTGTACTGGAGGATGGAGGGGCAGCCCACGTCTCTCGTTATCACAGAAGGAAGTCGGAACTGCATTTGTGCTGTGACGGGAGGAATGGTCAG GCTGAAAACATCTCTAAGGACCTCTACATAGAAGTATATCCGGGGACCTATTCCGTCACTGTGGGTGCAAATGATTTAACCAAGACTCACGTGGTAGCAGTGGACTCAGGACAAAGTGTGGACTTGGTCTTCGCCGTATGA
- the AKIP1 gene encoding A-kinase-interacting protein 1 isoform X1, producing MENCLAAAALNGVDRRALQRTARLGQEVLERAKRRAVDWHSRELPQSSVGVTSRELPDRERRPAAGPQRLLPGEREERQPTLSASFRTMAEFMDYTSSQCGKYYSSVLEDGGAAHVSRYHRRKSELHLCCDGRNGQRKDTSLGLGVISHASECALEASQQPAENISKDLYIEVYPGTYSVTVGANDLTKTHVVAVDSGQSVDLVFAV from the exons ATGGAGAACTGTTTGGCGGCCGCGGCGCTGAACGGGGTGGACCGACGTGCCCTGCAGCGCACGGCTAGGCTGGGTCAAGAAGTGCTGGAGCGGGCCAAGAGGAGGGCGGTGGACTGGCATTCGCGGGAGCTCCCCCAAAGCAGCGTGGGGGTCACTTCCCGGGAACTGCCTGACCGAGAAAGACGGCCAGCAGCCGGCCCCCAGCGCCTTCTCCCGGGAGAG agagaagaaagacaacCAACCCTCAGTGCTTCCTTCAGAACAATGGCAGAATTCATGGACTATACTTCAAGTCAGTGTGGG AAATATTATTCATCTGTACTGGAGGATGGAGGGGCAGCCCACGTCTCTCGTTATCACAGAAGGAAGTCGGAACTGCATTTGTGCTGTGACGGGAGGAATGGTCAG AGAAAAGACACCTCTCTTGGTCTTGGAGTCATCTCTCACGCATCAGAGTGTGCTCTAGAGGCCTCTCAGCAGCCT GCTGAAAACATCTCTAAGGACCTCTACATAGAAGTATATCCGGGGACCTATTCCGTCACTGTGGGTGCAAATGATTTAACCAAGACTCACGTGGTAGCAGTGGACTCAGGACAAAGTGTGGACTTGGTCTTCGCCGTATGA